From Nitrospirota bacterium, one genomic window encodes:
- a CDS encoding ATP phosphoribosyltransferase, producing MRKILKLGLPKGSLQESTLKLFRKAGYHISVSARSYYPQFDDPEINAVLIRAQEMAGYVEKGILDCGLTGKDWILEGNANVHEVTELIYAKEGLNPVKWVVAVPNDSKIKALKDLAGKRIATELVGFTKRYLKERGIRAEVDFSWGATEVKPPHLADAIVELTETGASLKANNLRIVETILQSSTRLIANKKAWKDKWKRVKIETIVMLLKGALAAEEKVGLKMNVSQKSLNRVLSILPSMHSPTISTLTDKGWFDIDVVIDEKTVRDIIPRLKKAGATGIVEYQLNKVIP from the coding sequence ATGCGTAAGATTCTAAAATTAGGTCTTCCAAAGGGGAGCCTTCAGGAATCCACATTAAAGCTATTCAGAAAAGCCGGCTATCACATCTCTGTGTCAGCCCGCAGTTACTATCCTCAATTCGATGACCCTGAGATTAATGCAGTGCTCATCAGGGCACAGGAGATGGCAGGTTATGTGGAAAAGGGAATACTTGATTGCGGACTAACAGGAAAAGACTGGATATTAGAGGGCAATGCCAATGTGCATGAGGTTACAGAGCTAATATATGCAAAAGAAGGACTAAACCCTGTTAAGTGGGTCGTAGCAGTCCCGAATGACTCAAAGATAAAGGCTCTTAAAGACCTTGCTGGAAAACGCATAGCAACAGAGCTTGTAGGCTTCACAAAGAGATACTTAAAGGAAAGAGGTATTCGTGCAGAGGTGGACTTCTCATGGGGTGCAACCGAGGTCAAGCCACCACATCTTGCAGATGCCATTGTCGAGCTTACAGAAACAGGCGCCTCGCTCAAGGCAAACAACCTCCGTATCGTCGAGACAATACTTCAGTCAAGCACAAGACTCATTGCAAATAAAAAGGCATGGAAGGACAAATGGAAAAGGGTAAAGATTGAAACCATTGTTATGCTCCTTAAGGGAGCATTAGCCGCAGAGGAAAAAGTAGGGCTCAAGATGAATGTATCTCAGAAATCCCTAAATAGAGTGCTAAGCATCCTGCCTTCTATGCACTCTCCAACCATATCGACACTCACTGACAAGGGATGGTTTGACATAGATGTCGTTATAGACGAAAAGACTGTCAGGGACATCATCCCCCGGCTCAAAAAGGCAGGCGCAACAGGAATAGTAGAATATCAGCTTAATAAAGTAATACCCTAA